A single genomic interval of Armigeres subalbatus isolate Guangzhou_Male chromosome 1, GZ_Asu_2, whole genome shotgun sequence harbors:
- the LOC134225904 gene encoding RNA-binding protein 25, with protein MSYPSRPPPAIVPAGIPYGMSPAMIPPSIIPAGMPPSMSQPPPVARSNFRGPPPTIGSRPQMYNNSNNHHHDKRHRDDRGGGVQVPNAAPTMDGPVITVFIGNISDRAPDPMIKKILASCGTVINWKRVSTFGFCEYDGAVAGARAVRLLHDLEIDGKKLVAKVDAKNKALLDNYKEESNGAVSEESEKRGDDESIDLISRILDEFRDDLMGPEQADDYGLPKKEKKQLQTADIEEGKRDIISKEIGKFRKYTEEEEIKKEKEKERKKAREDRKSDGDKKRSDSPKKEKEKKSRRRSRSRSRDRERERERERERERERERERERERENRERIERENREREARDRERERERERERERERELASRNPRDIQKEKEMEEEARDRRKAEKKAKEKEAAYQERLRNWEARERRKAKDYEKDREKDRCKEEEREKEAKRLKEFLEDYDDERDDPKYYKGRELQRRLAERVREADQDSKDRNKEQEELDELKNKIFSGEYDNPTLEFEKAKKQREDLYRPKILIDVNLEQSQQRERELERERQRELERQRDKERIRANKERYVLAQASRELAAIDAEPIESDSSGHEDNAFASPDPGAINNHHHGAGLHMGHHPQHAGSETRDSFGFGSAAGPMMGMGGEDESSRHSMRSNSNMMSMHSPEANSNSGLNSLPEKHQPIAPTISLSLNANAKKKKLEVKDVFNSLEEDGEESNGPKKRKLVPLDEENKHQNSIPQPVPAPTVTHATSKSSSKSKSGAGGGDDAGGGGGSTRSGRDGAKSQEEKRRHIKSIIDKIPTEKADLFNYPLDWNEIDSTIEKKIRPWINKKIIEYIGEPEPTLVDFICSKVLAGSTPQGILDDVQMVLDEEAEVFVVKMWRLLIYEVEAKKVGLTK; from the exons ATGTCGTACCCGAGTAGACCACCGCCGGCCATAGTGCCGGCGGGCATTCCGTACGGGATGTCTCCGGCTATGATACCT CCTTCCATCATCCCAGCAGGTATGCCTCCTTCGATGAGTCAACCACCGCCCGTAGCTCGGTCTAATTTTCGGGGTCCTCCGCCTACGATCGGGTCACGGCCACAGATGTACAACAACTCCAATAACCATCACCACGACAAACGCCACCGGGACGATAGAGGTGGTGGTGTTCAGGTTCCGAACGCTGCCCCCACTATGGATGGTCCGGTGATTACGGTTTTTATCGGGAACATAAGCGATCGAGCGCCTGATCCCATgattaaaaaaattctcgcaTCCTGCGGAACAGTTATCAACTGGAAACGGGTGTCCACGTTCGGATTCTGCGAGTATGA tgggGCTGTAGCTGGAGCACGCGCTGTTCGATTGCTCCATGATCTTGAGATAGATGGAAAAAAGCTTGTGGCTAAGGTTGACGCCAAGAACAAAGCCTTGCTGGACAATTACAAAGAGGAGAGCAACGGGGCCGTCAGTGAGGAGTCCGAGAAGCGAGGGGATGATGAGTCGATTGATCTAATCAGTCGGATTCTCGATGAATTCAGAGATGATCTGATGGGTCCGGAGCAGGCTGATGATTATGGCCTTCCGAAAAAGGAGAAAAAGCAACTGCAAACGGCAGACATTGAGGAAGGTAAGCGGGACATAATCAGCAAAGAGATTGGTAAGTTCCGGAAGTATACCGAGGAGGAAGAAATcaagaaagaaaaggaaaaggagCGTAAAAAGGCTCGCGAGGACAGAAAGTCTGATGGAGACAAGAAGAGATCGGATTCGccgaagaaggaaaaggagaaAAAATCCAGACGGCGGAGTCGCTCACGATCGAGGGATCGCGAGCGGGAACGGGAACGTGAACGCGAAAGGGAAAGAGAACGCGAAAGGGAACGCGAGCGGGAGCGGGAAAACCGCGAACGGATAGAGCGTGAAAATCGCGAACGGGAAGCCAGGGACCGTGAGCGGGAGCGTGAGCGTGAACGGGAACGCGAACGTGAGAGGGAACTGGCGAGTCGAAATCCGCGCGATATTCAGAAGGAGAAAGAAATGGAAGAGGAAGCACGCGACCGAAGGAAGGCTGAGAAGAAAGCTAAGGAGAAGGAAGCCGCTTACCAGGAACGGTTGAGGAACTGGGAGGCTCGGGAAAGGCGGAAGGCTAAGGATTATGAGAAGGATCGGGAGAAGGATCGCTGCAAAGAGGAAGAACGTGAGAAAGAAGCCAAGAgattgaaggaattcttggaagattatGATGACGAACGGGACGATCCTAAGTACTATAA ggGCCGCGAGCTGCAGCGACGCTTGGCTGAGCGCGTTCGGGAAGCTGATCAAGATTCCAAGGATCGTAACAAGGAGCAGGAAGAATTGGACGAGCTCAAGAACAAAATCTTCTCCGGGGAATACGATAATCCAACTTTGGAATTTGAAAAG GCTAAGAAGCAACGTGAGGACTTGTACCGACCAAAGATCCTGATCGACGTCAACCTGGAGCAATCGCAACAGCGCGAACGGGAACTGGAGCGAGAGCGACAACGCGAGCTGGAACGACAGCGGGACAAGGAGCGAATCCGTGCCAACAAGGAACGCTATGTACTGGCCCAAGCATCCCGAGAGTTGGCAGCCATTGACGCGGAACCAATCGAGTCCGATTCCAGTGGGCACGAGGACAACGCCTTCGCGTCACCAGATCCGGGCGCCATTAACAACCATCATCACGGCGCTGGCCTTCACATGGGACATCACCCGCAGCATGCCGGTTCGGAGACGCGGGACTCGTTCGGGTTTGGTTCCGCGGCGGGCCCGATGATGGGAATGGGTGGTGAAGACGAAAGCTCACGACATTCGATGCGGTCCAATTCGAACATGATGTCGATGCACAGTCCCGAAGCGAACAGCAACAGCGGATTGAATTCGCTGCCGGAGAAACATCAGCCTATTGCCCCGACGATAAGTCTTAGCTTGAACGCCAacgccaagaagaagaagctggaaGTGAAAGATGTCTTCAACAGCTTGGAGGAAGACGGAGAAGAATCCAATGGTCCGAAGAAGCGGAAATTGGTCCCCTTGG ATGAGGAAAACAAACATCAGAACTCGATTCCTCAACCAGTTCCTGCGCCAACTGTCACGCATGCAACTTCCAAGAGCTCTTCCAAAAGTAAGAGCGGCGCAGGTGGTGGTGACGACGCCGGAGGTGGAGGCGGTAGCACTCGGTCTGGTCGCGACGGTGCCAAGTCACAGGAGGAAAAACGGCGGCACATCAAGAGTATTATCGACAAGATACCGACCGAGAAGGCCGACCTGTTCAACTATCCACTGGACTGGAACGAGATCGATAGCACTATCGAGAAGAAGATCCGACCGTGGATAAACAAAAAGATTATTGAGTACATTGGCGAGCCGGAACCGACGTTGGTGGACTTCATTTGTTCGAAAGTACTGGCCGGCAGTACGCCTCAAGGAATCCTGGATGACGTGCAGATG GTTCTCGACGAGGAAGCCGAAGTGTTCGTGGTCAAAATGTGGCGCTTGCTGATCTACGAAGTCGAAGCCAAGAAGGTTGGCCTCACAAAGTAA